The proteins below are encoded in one region of Deltaproteobacteria bacterium:
- a CDS encoding 2-oxopent-4-enoate hydratase — protein MNQEDIAKYGDELYEALTQRRTLAPLTERAPEITIEDAYRISLRMVQKRVDAGETIVGKKIGVSSKAVQDMLNVHQPDFGFLTNGMVYDNGCDMPISSRLIQPRAEGELAFRLKADLVGPNVTEADVLAATESVMPCFEIVDSRIENWKIKIQDTVADNASCGLFVLGDQETDPKDVDLAAAKMTVYKNDQVLSEGFGSAALGNPLTCVAWLANTLGEFGVELKAGDVVLSGSWVPLEPVVAGDCMRLEIEGLGTACVNFV, from the coding sequence ATGAACCAAGAGGACATTGCAAAATATGGCGATGAACTCTACGAGGCTCTCACCCAGCGTCGCACCCTTGCGCCGCTTACTGAGCGAGCACCAGAGATCACCATCGAAGACGCCTACCGTATTTCACTGCGGATGGTCCAAAAGCGCGTAGATGCCGGCGAAACTATTGTGGGTAAGAAAATCGGGGTGTCGAGTAAAGCTGTTCAAGATATGCTCAACGTCCATCAGCCCGACTTTGGTTTTCTAACCAACGGAATGGTCTACGATAATGGTTGTGACATGCCCATCAGTTCTCGGCTCATTCAACCTCGAGCCGAGGGAGAGCTAGCCTTTAGGCTCAAGGCAGACCTGGTTGGACCCAATGTAACAGAAGCTGACGTACTCGCTGCGACTGAATCTGTGATGCCATGCTTTGAGATTGTCGATTCCCGTATTGAGAACTGGAAAATCAAGATTCAAGATACCGTGGCCGACAATGCATCTTGTGGTTTGTTTGTGTTGGGCGACCAGGAAACTGACCCCAAAGACGTCGATCTGGCAGCTGCTAAAATGACTGTCTATAAAAACGACCAAGTCCTTAGCGAAGGGTTTGGCTCAGCAGCACTCGGTAACCCACTCACATGCGTTGCATGGCTCGCCAACACCCTTGGTGAATTCGGTGTGGAACTCAAAGCCGGCGATGTCGTACTTTCTGGCTCCTGGGTTCCTCTTGAACCCGTGGTAGCCGGAGATTGCATGCGGCTCGAAATCGAAGGACTGGGAACTGCCTGCGTCAACTTTGTGTGA